From Pseudopipra pipra isolate bDixPip1 chromosome 9, bDixPip1.hap1, whole genome shotgun sequence, a single genomic window includes:
- the TOE1 gene encoding target of EGR1 protein 1: MAGAARVPVVDVQSDNLGELWPSLLLALRSATFVAVDTELSGLGARKSLLSPCIEERYKAVCSAARTRSVLSLGLACFKQLPEKSENTYLCQIYNLTLLCMEDYVVEPQSVQFLVQHGFDFNKQYSQGIPYHKGNDKGNESQSQGVRTLFLELIRARKPLILHNGLIDLVFLYQCFYAHLPESLGTFTADLSEMFPAGIYDTKYASEFEMRFVASYLEYAYKKCKRENSKLKDCSGQHLTVEFCNYPANMSRYIDYRCCSLEEESHNMGEGNKVPVCEKFSAYGWCPKGVKCPQSHNIDLIIDEDDKLWEKRKKRKHRWKHRKNTKASAKAFLEESSGERIEQAQNGEEGPPQKQSCFEPAAATELAEITPNGEGRPLEENSMDVETEVNSDTSTQWEENLGSTEGTAAQVAVALSHSAKGNASDSDQVERKSEVPAGLGSVCHLAFPKTEAAGAAGKEKETRVSPSQGGTHRAGFDAFMTGYIMAYVWMLKQGKNTDTGAGPWLPDCHNKLYLSGKSVPLQIVKSLFSKSSKAHSEKIKLAWDSA, from the exons ATGGCGGGCGCCGCGCGGGTGCCGGTGGTGGACGTGCAGAGCGACAACCTGGGCGAGCTGTGGCCGTCCCTGCTGCTGGCGCTGCGCTCCGCCACCTTCGTGGCCGTGGACACG GAGCTGAGCGGCCTCGGCGCCAGGAAGTCGCTGCTGAGCCC GTGCATCGAGGAGCGGTACAAGGCCGTCTGCAGCGCCGCCAGAACGCGCTCCGTGCTGTCCCTCGGCCTCGCCTGCTTCAAGCAGCTCCCGGAGAAG TCCGAGAACACGTACCTGTGCCAGATCTACAACCTGACGCTGCTCTGCATGGAGGATTATGTGGTGGAGCCCCAGTCTGTGCAGTTCCTGGTGCAGCACGGCTTCGACTTCAACAAGCAGTACTCCCAGGGGATCCCATACCACAAGGGCAACGACAAG GGCAACGAGAGCCAGAGCCAGGGCGTCCGGACGCTTTTCCTGGAGCTCATCCGGGCGAGGAAGCCACTCATTCTCCATAATGGCCTGATTGACCTGGTGTTCCTGTACCAGTGCTTCTACGCCCACCTCCCCGAGAGCCTGGGCACCTTCACTGCCGACCTCTCCGAgatgttcccagcaggaataTACGACACCAAGTACGCTTCGGAGTTTGAGATGCGCTTTGTGGCGTCCTACCTGGAGTACGCCTACAAGAAGTG CAAGAGGGAGAACTCCAAGCTGAAGGACTGCAGTGGGCAGCACCTCACCGTGGAGTTCTGCAACTACCCTGCCAACATGTCCCGATACATCGACTATcgctgctgctccctggaagAGGAAAGCCACAACATGGGAGAGGGAAACAAGGTGCCTGTCTGTGAGAAATTTTCA GCCTATGGCTGGTGTCCAAAAGGGGTGAAGTGTCCACAGTCTCATAACATCGATCTCATCATTGATGAGGACGACAAGCTTTGGGAGAAGCGAAAGAAACGGAAGCACAGATGGAAGCATCGGAAGAACACAAAGGCATCTGCAAAGGCATTCCTAGAGGAAAGCTCAGGGGAAAGAATAGAGCAAGCTCAGAATGGGGAGGAGGGACCACCACAGAAACAGAGCTGCTTTGAGCCTgcagctgccacagagctggcAGAAATCACACCCAACGGAGAGGGCAGGCCACTGGAGGAGAACTCCATGGATGTGGAAACAGAGGTCAACTCAGACACCAGCACACAGTGGGAAGAGAATCTGGGTAGCACTGAAGGAACTGCTGCCCAGGTAGCAGTTGCCCTGAGCCATTCTGCCAAGGGCAATGCCTCTGACAGTGACCAAGTGGAGAGGAAGTCAGAGGTTCCTGCTGGGTTGGGCTCAGTCTGTCACCTAGCCTTCCCCAAGACTGAagcagcaggtgctgcaggaaaggaaaaggaaacccGTGTCTCTCCTTCCCAGGGGGGCACACACCGAGCTGGCTTCGACGCATTCATGACTGGCTATATCATGGCTTATGTCTGGATGCTCaagcaagggaaaaacacagaCACTGGAGCAGGGCCCTGGTTGCCAGACTGCCATAATAAACTGTACCTCAGCGGGAAATCAGTGCCACTGCAAATTGTGAAGAGCTTGTTTTCTAAATCTTCCAAAGCCCACAGCGAGAAGATAAAGTTGGCCTGGGACAGTGCATAG
- the MUTYH gene encoding adenine DNA glycosylase isoform X3 encodes MFSREGVTWRPRRERPRHDPGPGGDRGGGGRGAPTERRQRGPGQEAHVTPRRGPGSNARPATRPASLQRPGGGRGPAQEPARLAATEPDADRRGYAVWVSEIMLQQTQVATVIDYYNRWMQKWPTLQALAQASLEEVNELWAGLGYYSRGKRLQEAARKVVSELGGHMPRTAEALQKLLPGVGRYTAGAIASISYGQATGVVDGNVIRVLCRLRCIGADSSSPAVIDRLWDMANALVDRSRPGDFNQALMELGATVCVPKAPLCGECPVKQHCRARCRVEKELALASQKLFGKPAPVPDVEDCGVGDCPLCPPATEPWDSSLGVTNFPRKAAKKQPRAMRTATCVLERRGCRGGPEYLIVQRPSSGLLAGLWEFPSLPLAQDLQEEKEREVLADHLQAWMGQPVAAKGLQFIGEVIHVFSHIHQTYVVYSLPLDGDVTLDPASPSRWVTEEEFHASAVSTAMKKVLKAHEKQHRKETSPGKGSKRKRGAKPQGAGSTCPGTQLSLHAFLRAPTAP; translated from the exons ATGTTTTCCCGGGAAGGTGTCACGTGGCGGCcccggcgggagcggccccgccaTGACCCGGGCCCGGGCGGGgaccgcggcggcggcggccggggcgCTCCGACggagcggcggcagcgcgggCCGGGGCAGGAAGCGCACGTCACCCCGCGGAG GGGCCCCGGCTCCAACGCCCGCCCCGCCACCCGCCCGGCATCACTTCAGCGACCCGGCGGAGGTCGAGGCCCTGCGCAAGAACCTGCTCGCCTG GCAGCGACGGAGCCGGATGCCGACAGACGGGGGTACGCAG tgtGGGTGTCCGAGATCATGCTCCAGCAGACACAGGTGGCTACAGTGATCGACTACTACAACCGCTGGATGCAG AAGTGGCCAACACTGcaggctctggcacaggcaTCCCTGGAG GAGGTGAACGAGttgtgggctgggcttggctaCTACTCGAGAGGGAAGCGTCTGCAGGAGGCAGCAAGGAAG GTGGTGTCCGAGCTGGGTGGCCACATGCCCAGGACGGCTGAGGCCCTGCAGAAGCTGCTGCCGGGAGTGGGCCGATACACGGCGGGAGCCATCGCATCCATCTCGTATGGCCAG GCTACTGGCGTTGTGGATGGGAATGTGATCCGTGTGCTGTGCCGCCTGCGATGCATCGGTGCCGACTCCAGCAGCCCGGCCGTCATCGACCGGCTCTG GGACATGGCCAATGCCCTGGTGGACAGGAGCCGCCCTGGGGATTTTAACCAAGCCCTGATGGAGCTGGGGGCGACCGTGTGTGTGCCCAAGGCCCCGCTGTGTGGGGAGTGCCCCGTGAAGCAGCACTGCCGAGCACGGTGCAGG GTGGAGAAGGAGCTGGCCTTGGCCTCGCAGAAGCTGTTTGGAAAACCCGCCCCAGTGCCCGATGTTGAGGACTGTG GTGTTGGGGActgtcccctgtgccccccagccaCGGAGCCGTGGGACAGCAGCCTGGGGGTGACCAACTTTCCTCGGAAGGCAGCAAAGAAGCAGCCGCGGGCGATGCGAACGGCCACGTGTGTGCTGGAGCGGAGGGGCTGCCGTGGGGGCCCCGAGTACCTCATCGTGCAGAGACCCAGCTCAG GTCTCCTGGCTGGACTCTGGGAGTTCCCAAGTCTCCCGCTGGCTCAAGAtctgcaggaggagaaggagagggaggtgctggctgATCACCTCCAGGCCTGGATGGGGCAGCCTGTGGCAGCCAAAGGCCTGCAGTTCATTGGAGAG GTCATCCACGTCTTCTCCCACATCCACCAGACGTATGTGGTCTATTCCCTGCCCCTGGATGGGGATGTGACCCTGGACCCTGCCTCCCCATCCCGCTGGGTGACAGAGGAGGAGTTCCATGCCTCAGCTGTGTCCACAGCCATGAAGAAG GTGCTGAAAGCGCatgagaagcagcacaggaaggaGACCAGCCCTGGCAAG GGCTCCAAGCGGAAGAGGGGGGCAAAACcacagggagcaggcagcacctgccctgggacacagctctCCCTCCACGCCTTCCTCCGGGCACCGACTGCCCCGTGA
- the MUTYH gene encoding adenine DNA glycosylase isoform X1 codes for MFSREGVTWRPRRERPRHDPGPGGDRGGGGRGAPTERRQRGPGQEAHVTPRRGPGSNARPATRPASLQRPGGGRGPAQEPARLAATEPDADRRGYAVWVSEIMLQQTQVATVIDYYNRWMQKWPTLQALAQASLEEVNELWAGLGYYSRGKRLQEAARKVVSELGGHMPRTAEALQKLLPGVGRYTAGAIASISYGQATGVVDGNVIRVLCRLRCIGADSSSPAVIDRLWDMANALVDRSRPGDFNQALMELGATVCVPKAPLCGECPVKQHCRARCRVEKELALASQKLFGKPAPVPDVEDCVGDCPLCPPATEPWDSSLGVTNFPRKAAKKQPRAMRTATCVLERRGCRGGPEYLIVQRPSSGLLAGLWEFPSLPLAQDLQEEKEREVLADHLQAWMGQPVAAKGLQFIGEVIHVFSHIHQTYVVYSLPLDGDVTLDPASPSRWVTEEEFHASAVSTAMKKVLKAHEKQHRKETSPGKGSKRKRGAKPQGAGSTCPGTQLSLHAFLRAPTAP; via the exons ATGTTTTCCCGGGAAGGTGTCACGTGGCGGCcccggcgggagcggccccgccaTGACCCGGGCCCGGGCGGGgaccgcggcggcggcggccggggcgCTCCGACggagcggcggcagcgcgggCCGGGGCAGGAAGCGCACGTCACCCCGCGGAG GGGCCCCGGCTCCAACGCCCGCCCCGCCACCCGCCCGGCATCACTTCAGCGACCCGGCGGAGGTCGAGGCCCTGCGCAAGAACCTGCTCGCCTG GCAGCGACGGAGCCGGATGCCGACAGACGGGGGTACGCAG tgtGGGTGTCCGAGATCATGCTCCAGCAGACACAGGTGGCTACAGTGATCGACTACTACAACCGCTGGATGCAG AAGTGGCCAACACTGcaggctctggcacaggcaTCCCTGGAG GAGGTGAACGAGttgtgggctgggcttggctaCTACTCGAGAGGGAAGCGTCTGCAGGAGGCAGCAAGGAAG GTGGTGTCCGAGCTGGGTGGCCACATGCCCAGGACGGCTGAGGCCCTGCAGAAGCTGCTGCCGGGAGTGGGCCGATACACGGCGGGAGCCATCGCATCCATCTCGTATGGCCAG GCTACTGGCGTTGTGGATGGGAATGTGATCCGTGTGCTGTGCCGCCTGCGATGCATCGGTGCCGACTCCAGCAGCCCGGCCGTCATCGACCGGCTCTG GGACATGGCCAATGCCCTGGTGGACAGGAGCCGCCCTGGGGATTTTAACCAAGCCCTGATGGAGCTGGGGGCGACCGTGTGTGTGCCCAAGGCCCCGCTGTGTGGGGAGTGCCCCGTGAAGCAGCACTGCCGAGCACGGTGCAGG GTGGAGAAGGAGCTGGCCTTGGCCTCGCAGAAGCTGTTTGGAAAACCCGCCCCAGTGCCCGATGTTGAGGACT GTGTTGGGGActgtcccctgtgccccccagccaCGGAGCCGTGGGACAGCAGCCTGGGGGTGACCAACTTTCCTCGGAAGGCAGCAAAGAAGCAGCCGCGGGCGATGCGAACGGCCACGTGTGTGCTGGAGCGGAGGGGCTGCCGTGGGGGCCCCGAGTACCTCATCGTGCAGAGACCCAGCTCAG GTCTCCTGGCTGGACTCTGGGAGTTCCCAAGTCTCCCGCTGGCTCAAGAtctgcaggaggagaaggagagggaggtgctggctgATCACCTCCAGGCCTGGATGGGGCAGCCTGTGGCAGCCAAAGGCCTGCAGTTCATTGGAGAG GTCATCCACGTCTTCTCCCACATCCACCAGACGTATGTGGTCTATTCCCTGCCCCTGGATGGGGATGTGACCCTGGACCCTGCCTCCCCATCCCGCTGGGTGACAGAGGAGGAGTTCCATGCCTCAGCTGTGTCCACAGCCATGAAGAAG GTGCTGAAAGCGCatgagaagcagcacaggaaggaGACCAGCCCTGGCAAG GGCTCCAAGCGGAAGAGGGGGGCAAAACcacagggagcaggcagcacctgccctgggacacagctctCCCTCCACGCCTTCCTCCGGGCACCGACTGCCCCGTGA
- the MUTYH gene encoding adenine DNA glycosylase isoform X2, which yields MTRARAGTAAAAAGALRRSGGSAGRGRKRTSPRGGAPAPTPAPPPARHHFSDPAEVEALRKNLLAWYDRCKRDLPWRALAATEPDADRRGYAVWVSEIMLQQTQVATVIDYYNRWMQKWPTLQALAQASLEEVNELWAGLGYYSRGKRLQEAARKVVSELGGHMPRTAEALQKLLPGVGRYTAGAIASISYGQATGVVDGNVIRVLCRLRCIGADSSSPAVIDRLWDMANALVDRSRPGDFNQALMELGATVCVPKAPLCGECPVKQHCRARCRVEKELALASQKLFGKPAPVPDVEDCGVGDCPLCPPATEPWDSSLGVTNFPRKAAKKQPRAMRTATCVLERRGCRGGPEYLIVQRPSSGLLAGLWEFPSLPLAQDLQEEKEREVLADHLQAWMGQPVAAKGLQFIGEVIHVFSHIHQTYVVYSLPLDGDVTLDPASPSRWVTEEEFHASAVSTAMKKVLKAHEKQHRKETSPGKGSKRKRGAKPQGAGSTCPGTQLSLHAFLRAPTAP from the exons aTGACCCGGGCCCGGGCGGGgaccgcggcggcggcggccggggcgCTCCGACggagcggcggcagcgcgggCCGGGGCAGGAAGCGCACGTCACCCCGCGGAG GGGCCCCGGCTCCAACGCCCGCCCCGCCACCCGCCCGGCATCACTTCAGCGACCCGGCGGAGGTCGAGGCCCTGCGCAAGAACCTGCTCGCCTGGTACGACAGATGCAAACGGGACCTTCCTTGGAGGGCGCTG GCAGCGACGGAGCCGGATGCCGACAGACGGGGGTACGCAG tgtGGGTGTCCGAGATCATGCTCCAGCAGACACAGGTGGCTACAGTGATCGACTACTACAACCGCTGGATGCAG AAGTGGCCAACACTGcaggctctggcacaggcaTCCCTGGAG GAGGTGAACGAGttgtgggctgggcttggctaCTACTCGAGAGGGAAGCGTCTGCAGGAGGCAGCAAGGAAG GTGGTGTCCGAGCTGGGTGGCCACATGCCCAGGACGGCTGAGGCCCTGCAGAAGCTGCTGCCGGGAGTGGGCCGATACACGGCGGGAGCCATCGCATCCATCTCGTATGGCCAG GCTACTGGCGTTGTGGATGGGAATGTGATCCGTGTGCTGTGCCGCCTGCGATGCATCGGTGCCGACTCCAGCAGCCCGGCCGTCATCGACCGGCTCTG GGACATGGCCAATGCCCTGGTGGACAGGAGCCGCCCTGGGGATTTTAACCAAGCCCTGATGGAGCTGGGGGCGACCGTGTGTGTGCCCAAGGCCCCGCTGTGTGGGGAGTGCCCCGTGAAGCAGCACTGCCGAGCACGGTGCAGG GTGGAGAAGGAGCTGGCCTTGGCCTCGCAGAAGCTGTTTGGAAAACCCGCCCCAGTGCCCGATGTTGAGGACTGTG GTGTTGGGGActgtcccctgtgccccccagccaCGGAGCCGTGGGACAGCAGCCTGGGGGTGACCAACTTTCCTCGGAAGGCAGCAAAGAAGCAGCCGCGGGCGATGCGAACGGCCACGTGTGTGCTGGAGCGGAGGGGCTGCCGTGGGGGCCCCGAGTACCTCATCGTGCAGAGACCCAGCTCAG GTCTCCTGGCTGGACTCTGGGAGTTCCCAAGTCTCCCGCTGGCTCAAGAtctgcaggaggagaaggagagggaggtgctggctgATCACCTCCAGGCCTGGATGGGGCAGCCTGTGGCAGCCAAAGGCCTGCAGTTCATTGGAGAG GTCATCCACGTCTTCTCCCACATCCACCAGACGTATGTGGTCTATTCCCTGCCCCTGGATGGGGATGTGACCCTGGACCCTGCCTCCCCATCCCGCTGGGTGACAGAGGAGGAGTTCCATGCCTCAGCTGTGTCCACAGCCATGAAGAAG GTGCTGAAAGCGCatgagaagcagcacaggaaggaGACCAGCCCTGGCAAG GGCTCCAAGCGGAAGAGGGGGGCAAAACcacagggagcaggcagcacctgccctgggacacagctctCCCTCCACGCCTTCCTCCGGGCACCGACTGCCCCGTGA
- the HPDL gene encoding 4-hydroxyphenylpyruvate dioxygenase-like protein, with the protein MAASLSRPCFISLHLPYRQGWAQHLANAFRFQPVAVRETPRVRQLALRRGSAVFLVNERLAPGSASTSSQEFLYDVDPQPALGTASNVCFEVDDVLGLCKRLQSQGCSLLVPPTELRDDGGSVTYGVVSSVVGNISHTLLDRSCYQGPFLPGFQLIQGAPSAIGDGIEITHFDHITYVCPRGGARAALDWYQRCFGFHRFLLNPQESPAEGYVLGGQGVGMLLLALQSAQSTPAHGCKLVFAESLSRNGTNQVDTFLEQHGGAGIQHVGLCTTDIITTTRALQQQGVRFFTPPATYYSQGGKAEEIRGAGQDPHMLAELGILLDTTVPGDKGRPGTDATESPSQEYLMQIFTHPIFSEETFFLELIDRRGAPGFGEGNIRALWKAVQVYMDQQQ; encoded by the coding sequence ATGGCAGCCTCGCTGAGCCGCCCCTGCTTCATCTCCCTCCACCTGCCctacaggcagggctgggcccagcaCCTGGCCAACGCCTTTCGCTTCCAGCCCGTGGCCGTGCGGGAGACGCCGCGGGTCCGGCAGCTGGCCTTGCGACGGGGATCCGCCGTCTTCCTCGTCAACGAGCGCCTGGCACCAGGGTCTGCCAGCACCTCCTCCCAGGAATTCCTCTACGATGTGGACCCCCAGCCTGCCTTGGGCACAGCCTCCAACGTCTGCTTTGAGGTGGACGACGTGCTGGGGCTCTGCAAGCggctgcagagccagggatgCTCCTTGCTGGTGCCCCCCACTGAGCTGAGGGATGATGGCGGTTCTGTCACCTACGGGGTGGTGAGCTCCGTCGTGGGCAACATCAGCCATACCCTTTTAGACCGATCTTGCTACCAGGgacccttcctgcctggcttcCAGCTCATCCAAGGAGCCCCCTCAGCCATAGGGGACGGGATTGAGATCACCCACTTTGACCACATCACATATGTCTGCCCCCGGGGCGGCGCCCGGGCAGCTCTGGACTGGTACCAGCGCTGCTTCGGCTTCCACCGCTTCCTGCTGAACCCACAGGAGAGCCCGGCCGAGGGATAcgtgctgggggggcagggggtgggcaTGCTGCTCCTCGCGCTGCAGAGTGCCCAGAGCACCCCAGCACACGGCTGCAAGCTGGTCTTCGCCGAGTCCCTCTCGCGGAACGGCACCAACCAAGTCGACACGTTCCTGGAGCAgcacggcggggccgggatCCAGCACGTCGGCCTCTGCACCACCGACATCATCACCACGACCAGGGCTTTGCAGCAGCAGGGTGTGCGGTTCTTCACACCCCCCGCCACATATTACAGCCAAGGGGGCAAAGCAGAGGAGATCCGGGGGGCCGGGCAGGACCCCCACATGCTGGCAGAGCTTGGCATCCTCCTGGACACCACAGTGCCTGGGGACAAGGGCCGGCCGGGCACTGATGCCACAGAGAGCCCTTCTCAGGAGTATTTGATGCAGATCTTCACCCACCCCATCTTCTCCGAGGAGACCTTCTTCCTGGAGCTCATTGACCGTCGGGGAGCACCGGGCTTTGGGGAAGGCAATATCCGGGCACTGTGGAAAGCTGTGCAGGTCTATATGGACCAGCAGCAGTAG
- the LOC135419184 gene encoding selenoprotein Pb-like, whose translation MRLLVLALATWLGLASASEEVANSSRICQEAPAWSINGSSPMEGAAGQVTVVALLKASUHFCLTQAQSLGGLRERLALQGMGGIRYLIVNEKAPLSRAMFGELQRHAPPGVPVLQPEPEDPDVWQVLGGDKDDFLVYDRCGRLAFHIQLPFSFLYFPYVESAIRFTHSKDFCGNCSLYPNTTQEANSTMEVPVTPSPLPEHEGKESGTPIHQHKPLHPHRHHEVSNERATNPSGDHEPAAHPHHHHGDHDHLHHEGKKQKEGNKH comes from the exons ATGAGGCTGCTGGTGCTGGCCCTGGCCACCTGGCTGGGGCTGGCCTCGGCCTCTGAGGAGGTGGCCAACAGCAGCCGGATCTGCCAGGAGGCACCAGCATGGAGCATCAACGGCTCGAGCCCCATGGAGGGGGCGGCAGGGCAGGTGACCGTGGTGGCTCTGCTGAAGGCCAGCTGACACTTCTGCCTGACGCAGGCCCAGAG CCTCGGGGGCCTGCGGGAGCGGCTGGCCCTGCAGGGCATGGGCGGCATCCGCTACCTGATCGTCAACGAGAAGGCGCCGCTGTCCCGCGCCATGTTTGGGGAGCTGCAGCGCCACGCCCCGCCGGGAGTCCCCGTCCTCCAGCCGGAGCCGGAGGACCCCGACGTCTGGCAGGTCCTGGGGGGCGACAAGGACGACTTCCTTGTCTATGACCG GTGCGGCCGCCTGGCTTTCCACATCCAGCTGCCCTTCAGCTTCCTCTACTTCCCCTACGTGGAGTCGGCCATCCGCTTCACCCACAGCAAGGACTTCTGCGGCAACTGCTCCCTCTACCCCAACACTACGCAGGAG GCTAACAGTACCATGGAGGTCCCTGTAACCCCGAGCCCGCTTCCTGAACATGAAGGGAAGGAGTCAGGGACCCCCATCCACCAGCACAAGCCCCTCCATCCTCATCGCCACCATGAGGTCAGCAACGAGAGAGCCACAAACCCAAGTGGGGaccacgaacctgccgcccaTCCTCACCACCACCATGGGGACCATGATCATCTCCATCACGAGGGGAAGAAGCAGAAGGAGGGGAATAAGCATTAA